Genomic segment of Alligator mississippiensis isolate rAllMis1 chromosome 6, rAllMis1, whole genome shotgun sequence:
acctccctcaccaccatTGCACCTGCCTGTGTTTCCTTGAAAAAAATACCTGATGGCACTTTGAaggaaaaatctatttttttccgCTCTGCCTTCCACAGAAAATTGTGTTTTATTCATAAGCATGTGATATGTGGCATAGTATGGAAAGTTGCTGCCTTTAGATTTCAGGGTCAACAGCCTGATGGACCCCCAGGAGGCAGGTCACCCCTGTGCCATTCCATGCTACCTGCAAACCCAGGCAGAGCACTCAGTCACCGGGCAGTGTGGCCACATTCAAAGGGGACCTGCCCAAATGGAAGAGCGTTGGTCTTTCTTGTGTGGTGCCCTGGCAATTAGATCTGAGATGGAGTTCATTTCTGGCACTGTGGCCTCAAACTGGTCCTTGGACCTCCACTGTTGCTATCAGAGGACTCTGCAGCCTGATGACTCACTCCTTCAGTTTttcaggggcagcagtgactgtCTGTGAAGCCTCCTTCTTTGTTAGCCTGCTTTTGGGAACCTGCTTCATGTGAGTAAACACCACTTGCATCATTTCCCATGTACCTATTACACGCTTGgtgggagcagcacagggctggtcgCACCAGGGTATCTGCAACCACAGACCCCCCTGGGACAACATAGCCCTTGCAGGCAACATTTTCCCTATCCTTTGACCAGGCTGTGGGGACCAGgttgctgccctgacccctgtgCACCAGGTGCTAGCATATGTCCTGTGAGGCAGAAGAAATGAAATGAGAGAGAACTTGGCACCTAGAAGGCACAGCCCTGGGCTCCCTTCCCTAAGGAGTGGCTTAGGCCTTATCTTGAACCAATTCCAAACccaggctggtgttgaatcccagGGGATTCAGGCAGCCATTGGTAGATACACAGCTATGAAGCTGGGGGTTAGAAGAAATCTGACATCTGGATCTGTCTGGAATACAATTCGGTACCCAAGCCCATGAGTCCCCTCTCTTCCCAGATGCCAACCAAGCTCCCTGACACATGCCTGCTGGAAGCGAGTCAGACAACCAGGCAGCTTCCAGAAGTTCCTGGGTTATGTGCTGCTCTCTGTGGCCTGCTTCTTGCACCCTGTCCTCATCTGGCATGTCACCATCCCTGGTAAGTAGCATGTAGGGCCCATGGACACTATGCAGGTGAAAGAGGAACAGCATGTCCAGTGGGGACAGTCCAGAAGCAAGGGGTGTGGTAGGGGCCCCCTGGGCCATTTATTTGGCTTCATTGATGCATGCTAAGCTCACTGGCTGTTGGCAGTTGGTCTGGCAAACTTTTTGCCTACTCTACTCCAGTGGTGTGAAcactggggtgagtggctggaaGGCCAGAGGTCCAGAAAGGCCACAGAAGCAGCGCTCATAGTGCgcccctgtcagattccaatgaatctgccaattctgctaaataccttgtcacaaggacacaagaaaGGAAGGAACCCTTTTCCTTCTCCTGGCTCTGGTAGTAGATATGCCCCTCTTCCCAGGCTCTATGCTCGTGCTCACTGGCCTGGCCTACTTCCTGCTAAGCAAGAGACAGAAGAGCCCAGCCTGCAAGAAAGCAtgtgcccagccagagcagtatATTGACCCCTGCGCTACGGCTACAGCCACCACAGGCACTACAGAAACTGAGCAAACCTACACCTTCAACGAGGCACTCCAGAACCAGCATACCTCCTTGTTCAGACACATGAAGAACATTCTGAAGGGTGGCATGGATGGGGGCATTGCCCAGACTGCTGAGCCAACCCTGACCCTGCCCAACATACTAGCGCCACACAAGCAGGTGCATTTCCAGAAGAAGGTGGTGCAAATCATCCCCTCCATCAATGAGAGCCTGGATGAAGAGAAGAACGAGGCTGAGGAGACCACAACTGACACAGCCCCCATCCTCATTCCCTCCAACACTCGGATCTTCCTCACCCCCTTCAGTACCACAAGGCTTGTCTAAGGGAACCAGGGCATGATGAAGTAACAGAAGCCTGCAGGCCACGAGCCCTGAATACAGGGTTCAGACATGCTATGCCTAATGTCCCAATGACCTGG
This window contains:
- the TMEM72 gene encoding transmembrane protein 72 isoform X1; this encodes MEHKGLWKTLEYTCRLLGISTAAVLLGVGAETLQQGRFKSLAFYLLFSGAAVTVCEASFFVSLLLGTCFICQPSSLTHACWKRVRQPGSFQKFLGYVLLSVACFLHPVLIWHVTIPGSMLVLTGLAYFLLSKRQKSPACKKACAQPEQYIDPCATATATTGTTETEQTYTFNEALQNQHTSLFRHMKNILKGGMDGGIAQTAEPTLTLPNILAPHKQVHFQKKVVQIIPSINESLDEEKNEAEETTTDTAPILIPSNTRIFLTPFSTTRLV
- the TMEM72 gene encoding transmembrane protein 72 isoform X2, which encodes MEHKGLWKTLEYTCRLLGISTAAVLLGVGAETLQQGRFKSLAFYLLFSGAAVTVCEASFFVSLLLGTCFICQPSSLTHACWKRVRQPGSFQKFLGYVLLSVACFLHPVLIWHVTIPATTGTTETEQTYTFNEALQNQHTSLFRHMKNILKGGMDGGIAQTAEPTLTLPNILAPHKQVHFQKKVVQIIPSINESLDEEKNEAEETTTDTAPILIPSNTRIFLTPFSTTRLV